One window from the genome of Hoplias malabaricus isolate fHopMal1 chromosome X2, fHopMal1.hap1, whole genome shotgun sequence encodes:
- the LOC136677078 gene encoding beta-1,3-galactosyl-O-glycosyl-glycoprotein beta-1,6-N-acetylglucosaminyltransferase 4-like, protein MKRCCAALHKLRHKCYLFLVPFFIVCVLKLVYVSVLVKKRFYIEPYGITVSSSKAKPNKDAIDCTAIYQLDPVEIGKSLEIRRRDIVDLDDETIVSFTADCPRYIEARGYSDILVTDEEQDFPLAYALVVHKNMPMVERIIRAIYAPHNIYCIHYDQKSSKSFIEAVNNLAKCFPNIIIASKLELVQYAHITRLKADLNCLSDLMHSEVKWKYVINLCGQDFPLKSNYELVEELKKLKGANMLESSRPSELKKQRFSFQHELQDVPYEYQKLPVRTTNPKNLPPHNIEMFIGSAYFVLSREFVHFVQTSQVAKDFLEWSADTYSPDEHFWASLVRVPGVPGEIPQSEPDVTDLNSKTRLVKWNYLEGSLYPPCTGTHMRSVCIYGAAELRWLLHYGHWFANKFDPKVDPVLVKCLEEILEEKRRRHWLNTLF, encoded by the coding sequence ATGAAAAGGTGCTGCGCTGCTCTACATAAGTTGAGGCACAAGTGCTACCTATTTTTGGTGCCGttcttcattgtgtgtgtgctgaagctGGTCTACGTGAGCGTGTTAGTGAAAAAGAGATTCTACATTGAGCCCTATGGAATTACAGTAAGCTCATCCAAAGCAAAGCCTAACAAAGATGCCATTGACTGCACAGCCATTTATCAGCTGGATCCAGTGGAAATTGGCAAGTCTTTGGAGATAAGGCGCAGAGACATTGTGGATTTGGATGATGAGACTATTGTGTCCTTTACTGCAGATTGTCCCAGATACATTGAAGCAAGGGGCTACAGTGACATCTTGGTGACTGATGAGGAGCAAGACTTTCCACTGGCCTATGCTTTAGTAGTGCATAAGAACATGCCCATGGTGGAAAGGATTATTAGAGCCATCTATGCACCACACAATATATATTGCATTCATTATGACCAGAAGTCATCCAAAAGCTTCATAGAAGCAGTTAACAACTTGGCCAAATGTTTTCCAAACATAATTATTGCCTCCAAATTGGAGCTGGTGCAATATGCACATATCACTAGACTCAAAGCAGATCTCAATTGCCTGTCAGATCTAATGCATTCAGAGGTCAAATGGAAGTATGTAATCAATCTGTGCGGGCAAGACTTCCCTCTCAAGTCTAACTATGAGCTGGTGGAGGAGCTGAAGAAGCTAAAGGGAGCCAACATGTTGGAGTCAAGTCGACCTAGCGAGCTTAAAAAACAAAGATTCAGCTTTCAGCATGAACTGCAAGATGTCCCTTATGAGTATCAAAAATTACCAGTAAGGACTACAAATCCTAAAAACCTTCCGCCACATAACATTGAGATGTTTATTGGTAGTGCCTACTTTGTCCTTTCACGAGAGTTTGTCCACTTTGTCCAGACCAGTCAGGTGGCAAAAGACTTCTTAGAGTGGTCAGCTGATACATACTCTCCTGACGAGCACTTTTGGGCTTCACTAGTACGAGTGCCTGGGGTGCCAGGAGAAATTCCCCAATCGGAGCCTGATGTAACGGACTTGAACAGTAAAACACGTTTAGTGAAATGGAACTACCTAGAAGGGTCTCTGTACCCACCATGCACTGGAACACACATGCGCAGTGTTTGTATTTATGGTGCTGCAGAACTGCGGTGGCTTCTCCATTACGGCCATTGGTTTGCAAACAAGTTTGATCCCAAAGTAGACCCTGTCCTTGTTAAATGTCTTGAAGAAATTCTTGAGGAAAAAAGACGTAGACACTGGTTGAatacattgttttaa